The Aspergillus luchuensis IFO 4308 DNA, chromosome 4, nearly complete sequence DNA window CGACTGCAACTGGGCATACTTCTGCGTCATAATCGAAACACCCTCCTGATGCTCCACGAGCAAGCGACGCATCTGCTCCACTTCTTGGGCTTTCGCTTCATCTATCTCTCGAGTGTCGACGTGGTTTTCCTGTGGGACTTCACCATTACTCAAGGTAGATTGCTCGTGCGAAGAAGCAGGCTCCCCGGCCAAGGATAACTCCGAAGAGAGTGATGGCGAGGACGATGGTTGTTTTCCATCGTTCGAGCCGGGGGCCTTGCCTTCCTCTAAAAAAGACACCGGGCGAGATTCAACATTAGTGGAGAGAAGTTCTTGAACCTTTTCGTCGGGATGGCGAGCTTCGTCGGCGGCGTCCCGTTGGAACTCCGCCAGGGCTTTCATTGCTTCCGCATACTTCGCCTCCAGCGTCTCGTACTCACTCACAGTAGACTCGTGCTGCATACGCAAGTCAAACAACTCCTGGGTGACTGTCTCCAGCTTGTCCGCAACCACTTTGGTTTGGGTGGGAGTAGAGGCTCGACTCGCACGGGCACCGTTCTCCTGGGCCTCCAGGCGGTCAGTAGCCGATTCTAGGACCTTCAAGTTGGTCTCGTCTGTCTCAACAGTCGCCTCAGTTTCAACGGAAGCTTCGCGCACGGCTTCTGGGGTAGGCTCTGTCAAGCCTTCGTCTGATTCGGGTATGGCGGTCTCCACTGCCTCGGTCAGGACATCAAGGGAAAGGGACGTTGCTCGAGTGCGAGGCTTGTAGGCGCCCTTGACGGGAACTGGAGTATGAGTCTCAAGCTCGTCCTCGGACAGATCCTTCTGGTTGCCGTTCTGCTGGACATGGTCAAGTTCATACAAAAGGTTATCCAGTTTGCCCAGGCTGCGCTGGCGCTCAATAACATGCTCCAGGCGCTCCATTTCCCTTTGCATGAGCTCCATATCTTGGTCGGCTTCGGCCAAGCGCTCCTCAAGCGTGGAAATATAGTCTTCGCAGTTGGCTTCACTTTCACGGGCCCGACTGAGCTCCTTCCGAAGTTCGGCCACGATAGCCGCTTGCTTCTCTTCGCCAGTGGACTGCCCATCAAGCCGCGCTTCCAACTCATGCAAATAAGTCTCTGTGCTGTTCTCACGATCAAGCAGCTTCTGAATCCGTGCCTGCAATTGGGAGTTGACGGTCTCAACGTATGCGCACTTCGTCTCGCGTTCCAGGAGCGTGCTCTCCGTTACTGAGAGGGAGGACCTAGTGTTAGAAAGAGACGACTCAAGGCTCTGAATAGTCTTCTCGTACTCCAGAACGACCTGCTCGATCGACTCCGCAAAAGACTGTGATCGCTTCAGACGCTCAACAGAAGTTTTCCCGACCAAGCTGACCACATCATTGGGGTCTGTCTCGCCAGCATGTTCGGAGTCCCTAGCGATCTCCGATATTAATTTCGCATGACGCTGGCTGAGAGCGTTGTAACTCTCTTGCGTATCGAGAAGCTGGTTCTGGAGCTCGACCTCCCGCTCGTTCTGTCGCTCCGCTCGATCCTGCGGGGCAGCGCTTCGACGGCCGTTCTCTTCCGCATTACGGAGCTGCTGGCGCAAGAAAGCAACCTCCGCTTTCAGTCGTTCGATAACTGCGTGCTTATCGCTTTCGTCGGCAATCTGCTGGATGCGTGGCTTGCTCTGGATTGCTCTGGCTCTTTGCGCATACTGAACCGTGTTCACGGTTTCGCTGAGATGGAACTCCGCAGGGTTGACACACGCAATCATGTATGTATAAGCGTTACCACCCAGGGAGTCCTGAAGCAGACGTGTGAGCTTCGAGTCACGATAGGAGACGTGAGCGCCTGCTTGGCGAGAGGAGAGCTGCGAAATGACCTTGCCCAGAGCAGCAAGACCCGCATTGATCGAGATACCCTCCTTCGCCCGTTCACCAGAGGCTCCAGTGTTCTTCAACCTCTCACTTCCTGCTAAATCCACGAAATGAAGCTTGCTATCCACCATGACGGAGGCATCGGACCCAGACATCATCTCCACTGGCATCGACATGCGCTTTTCCTTGGGTGTCGGGGACATGACACCGTTGGATGCCTTTCGCTGAACAAGATTTAAACTGAACACTGCGTGTGATCGGGAAGACTTGGCGTTGATGGCGGTAGAGTCGGTCTGTCGGATGGAAGAACCGAAGCTAAGCGCACCCATCAGATCTTCGTATGAATTGATGTTCACCTGATGAAGACCGGTGAGTACAATACGTCCTTTTGCGTCCTCGCGGATGGTGACTGTGCCCCGCTCGCCCTGATGTGTTGATTCGGGCACAAGGAGATCTCGCAATTGTTCGTTGTAGATCTGCACCCGTTAGTATCTTCCAATCGCGAAGCAGTATCCGATGTGAGGTCACATACTTCAACGTAGGTGGCCTTCAGCTGCCAGTTCTTCTCAACGCTAGCCTTCCCAAAGCTGGAGGCGGAGCCGACAGAATAGCGGGACGGAGTACGGAGGCCTGTGCCGCTGTTGCGATTGGGTTTGGCAGGGCCCTCTAATTTTTCGAAGAGAAGCTGAGCAGCCCGAGGAATGATTCCTATTTTCGTCAGCCGAATGCGCCGCATATCGCGCGCTTCTCCGGGGAGCAGAACGAACCCATCGATTTCGGGTCACTTTGTTCACTGGGGCCCGAAGTTCCCATGGTGTAGGACTTTCCCGCGCCGGACTGGCCATAGGCCAGGATCGAAACGTTGTAGCCCTGTAGGAAAGAGCCGACGCTATCGCTGAGATAGTCCCAGACACCATCCTGATCGACCGTCTCAGCGAACACCCGGTCAAAAACAAACAACTTTCGGCCCTGAGGAACATCGATGGCAACACTGGTGGGATTTGTGACATGGACCATGGGACGCTGGAAGCGCTGGGGAACCAATTCATATCCGGGATCGGTTGGCTTCAGGGGCGGTCGCACTCGAACAGCTAGAAACGTAATCAGTATGCAGAGCTATAATCATGAAGCCGCGCACGTGGGGCGTTGGAGGCGCCGAGGCGAGCGGTATCCGCAATACCGCATCTGAACCGGCTCAGTCCCAACGGGCGCACGGCATTGAAGGAAATAACGCACCGACTTTGACCGCAGttttcccatcctcatccgaaGCTCGACTGCCTCCACCATGTCTACTGCTCATACTCAAACGACTTGTGCTCCGGGGGGTCCGCATGATGCCGCTGAAAGGACGCTGGGGCGCATCCGCTGGCGACTCAGGCTGAGAGCCCGTCATGGCCCTTTATACGGTTGCAGGccaggaagaggggggggaggaacaGGTTGGGCAGAGATAGATCGGCGAATGGTGGACAGAAATGTGGTGATTGGTCATGAAATAGAGGCGGGAGTCATCAGTCGCGAATCGGTGCGCCAGAAGTGCGAATGTTCACTCTTGGTGTCCTTTTATTAGGATTATGATTTATGTGGGCGGTTCCGTCGCGTGAGATGGCGGCCTGCGGCACTCTGCGACGTCAAGCGGTCTCTAACCTGCAGGTACAATAAAAAAGCGGGAAGGTTCCTATCGAAGCAGTGAAAGCTGGTTAGAAGGGTGACCGGAAAGGCGGGAGATGGACCGGAACAAGTGAATCCAAGgtaaggggaaaggggacaATTACAGGAGAGTGTCCCGGCCACAGTGCGAACAAAGGGAGGGAGCAAACAGTTGGACACTGACAGAGAGACCAactgagaaagagaagagagagagagcgaagCTGCACACCACTGGCGGTCACCGCAGAGGGGCTTAAGGCAAGAATGGCAGAAAGGGAGTGACAGGGAATGGACAGGAAGAGTTCCCCGGGTCTAGGCAGTACCAGCCAGATAGAAAGGTATTTCTACACACCCCGACTAGAAATCcgagaaaagataaaaagacACCCAAGCGGGAGAAGCTGTcgcagagaggagaggagatggaagaactCCTGAGCGGCAAGCAAAGTTAATTGGTGGCATCAAGGTTGAAGCGAACCGGGATggggctgggctggggcgTTGGCCCAAGTCGGCCGCTTTACTATGTTGAGCTGAACTGAAGTGGAAACAAGTGGACGGTGCGAAGTGGAAAAGGAGCCGGCCAGCAACGGCGCTGCGGTGAATAATAATGCTAATAATGAAGAGACTAgacagagggagagagggaaggagggaaggaggagaggggtcCAATTTGATGGCACGCGGAGTTGTTTCCTCCAAAATCCTTGTCGGTActctgtctttctctttttctctattaAATCCTAAGATCTGCCTTTCCAATCTGCTTGAAAGTTGAAACAAGTCATAAAAAGCAGCCAGGTAAAAATAGTACCGCAGCTGAGACCGTGGTTCCTGGCCATCTCCCACAGACGATCCAGCAATCAAGGGCCAGACTGCATGACACCCACAGCCAAAGCTGAAGAAAGCAACAGattgtcagtcagtcagtcagtcaggcaCCGTCCATGCAATTGGGGATTGACCCTCTCAGGAACCAAGTCCCGTACGCCTTCCGGTATGGCGGTTACGACGCCAGGGGCAGAAACCCACTCTCCAAAaaaacccacccacc harbors:
- a CDS encoding kinesin family protein (COG:Z;~EggNog:ENOG410PHIY;~InterPro:IPR019821,IPR036961,IPR027417,IPR027640, IPR001752;~PFAM:PF16796,PF00225;~go_function: GO:0003777 - microtubule motor activity [Evidence IEA];~go_function: GO:0005524 - ATP binding [Evidence IEA];~go_function: GO:0008017 - microtubule binding [Evidence IEA];~go_process: GO:0007018 - microtubule-based movement [Evidence IEA]) produces the protein MVHVTNPTSVAIDVPQGRKLFVFDRVFAETVDQDGVWDYLSDSVGSFLQGYNVSILAYGQSGAGKSYTMGTSGPSEQSDPKSMGIIPRAAQLLFEKLEGPAKPNRNSGTGLRTPSRYSVGSASSFGKASVEKNWQLKATYVEIYNEQLRDLLVPESTHQGERGTVTIREDAKGRIVLTGLHQVNINSYEDLMGALSFGSSIRQTDSTAINAKSSRSHAVFSLNLVQRKASNGVMSPTPKEKRMSMPVEMMSGSDASVMVDSKLHFVDLAGSERLKNTGASGERAKEGISINAGLAALGKVISQLSSRQAGAHVSYRDSKLTRLLQDSLGGNAYTYMIACVNPAEFHLSETVNTVQYAQRARAIQSKPRIQQIADESDKHAVIERLKAEVAFLRQQLRNAEENGRRSAAPQDRAERQNEREVELQNQLLDTQESYNALSQRHAKLISEIARDSEHAGETDPNDVVSLVGKTSVERLKRSQSFAESIEQVVLEYEKTIQSLESSLSNTRSSLSVTESTLLERETKCAYVETVNSQLQARIQKLLDRENSTETYLHELEARLDGQSTGEEKQAAIVAELRKELSRARESEANCEDYISTLEERLAEADQDMELMQREMERLEHVIERQRSLGKLDNLLYELDHVQQNGNQKDLSEDELETHTPVPVKGAYKPRTRATSLSLDVLTEAVETAIPESDEGLTEPTPEAVREASVETEATVETDETNLKVLESATDRLEAQENGARASRASTPTQTKVVADKLETVTQELFDLRMQHESTVSEYETLEAKYAEAMKALAEFQRDAADEARHPDEKVQELLSTNVESRPVSFLEEGKAPGSNDGKQPSSSPSLSSELSLAGEPASSHEQSTLSNGEVPQENHVDTREIDEAKAQEVEQMRRLLVEHQEGVSIMTQKYAQLQSEHEGTLSLIETLKAELQRKNSSPPTTPGFKSPVIRRKTSQSLIGTVDRAHRSLAALRNIAVEEFEARPDTMQNFEVHLDSAMHELHNRMERIQALEAENQSVKKEMETKSTIISGLTRERSSLQGGGGSSVDMGLVNQLRDQVVQQENLINEMKESHDTREKQLLAEIEELKSLLKTQEEAAKAQDVCAEEQDRKISSLEGEVTELKSKHQNAVESLQSSEQELSATLAELDKALASIDAMRSEQAAAGEASASKDAAARELESEREQQEELVAKLKHVIDEHKATTDAHLEKIASLEKSHSEAQLQLSELRTAKDNDSSEVQVHQSRVSELEKEIDSHKSLADSYKRELESLQESHKQEVTELEARATAAAQVDYESRFATMSAEHEETMKTLKSEILESREELTKLLNMVSKLLNADVTAETMAEQIQEIMAQKQHFSDKYAEMLDTNEDLRKQLETKGSDDGRLEELMQSNSTKEAKVNELALLVATLEDTLRQKEEQVKKKEAIIAEVKAEKEKSVRLVEELEEQITNSFDQHHNRLSVIQQERDQALEDAKVKIAAYEKDIETYRVRIEQLELQIKNQDSSHDRSSSITSNLRKSSSATSLPSPPPAIPLPPLPNIASATNGTGSISPPSSRHTSKELVNPQIVDDQEARIRTIEKHLNAEKQLTATLEEALGDLEAQSNKVKSDCDAWKKKARELEEELTTLRKERASQRLSLQAVEEERNARREAEAARAQLEERMNALNKKKKKSTLNCF